A single Penaeus vannamei isolate JL-2024 chromosome 22, ASM4276789v1, whole genome shotgun sequence DNA region contains:
- the LOC138859144 gene encoding uncharacterized protein, translating into MKLLVLSALVVATYAAPQGYNLASPSGGGFSHGGGHSSGSGISSGVSGGGFSSGGGISGGGFSSGGGISGGGFSSGGGISGGGFSSGGGISGGGFSSGGGISGGGFSSGGGISGGGFSSGGGISGGSGISSGVSGGGFSSGGGISGGGFSSGGGISGGGFPSGGGISDGGFSGGSSGGFGGGSGGSAGGCRDGEILHVDGSCVVPVITRNVFVYDAPEQSQQPSGPPPSVPPPRVDHNVLFVRLPEGGAGPEPIIVPPPRQENIVYVLNKNDGAGGQRVIEVTAPPATNPEVYFVNYEEGENPTLPIGVDLETALNAAASAGGQVIGGAGGAGGFGGDGGFGGSGAGGFGGDGGFGGSGAGGFGGDGGFGGSEAGGFGGDGGFGSSGSGGFGSAGGVSGGFGGVSGGSGGFGGSGAGVSGGFGGSGSSAGTPSTLYSGP; encoded by the exons ATGAAGCTCTTG GTTCTCTCGGCACTCGTGGTCGCAACTTACGCGGCACCTCAGGGCTACAATTTAGCCTCGCCATCGGGAGGTGGATTCTCCCATGGTGGAGGTCACTCATCTGGAAGTGGCATTTCTAGCGGAGTTTCCGGTGGAGGATTCTCAAGTGGCGGTGGAATCTCTGGTGGAGGATTCTCCAGTGGCGGTGGAATCTCTGGTGGAGGATTCTCCAGTGGGGGTGGAATCTCTGGTGGAGGATTCTCAAGTGGCGGTGGAATCTCTGGTGGAGGATTCTCAAGTGGCGGTGGAATCTCTGGTGGAGGATTCTCAAGTGGCGGTGGAATCTCTGGCGGAGGATTCTCCAGTGGCGGTGGAATCTCTGGTGGAAGTGGCATTTCTAGCGGAGTTTCTGGTGGAGGATTCTCAAGTGGGGGTGGAATCTCTGGCGGAGGATTCTCAAGTGGCGGTGGAATCTCTGGTGGAGGATTCCCAAGTGGTGGTGGAATCTCTGACGGAGGATTCTCCggtggaagcagcggtggatTTGGTGGTGGATCTGGAGGTTCCGCTGGTGGGTGTCGTGATGGAGAGATCCTGCATGTGGATGGATCCTGCGTTGTTCCTGTAATCACcagaaatgtgtttgtgtatgatgctCCTGAACAATCTCAGCAGCCAAGCGGTCCACCACCAAGTGTCCCACCACCAAGGGTTGACCATAACGTTCTGTTCGTGCGTCTTCctgaaggaggagcaggacctGAACCCATCATTGTTCCTCCACCAAGGCAAGAGAACATCGTGTATGTCCTGAACAAGAACGACGGAGCAGGAGGCCAGCGAGTAATCGAGGTTACTGCTCCTCCAGCTACCAATCCCGAGGTGTACTTTGTCAActacgaagagggagagaacccAACTCTTCCTATTGGTGTGGATCTTGAGACTGCTCTCAACGCTGCCGCTAGTGCTGGCGGTCAAGTGATCGGAGGCGCTGGAGGAGCAGGTGGCTTTGGAGGCGATGGAGGATTTGGCGGTAGTGGAGCAGGTGGTTTTGGAGGCGATGGAGGATTTGGCGGTAGTGGAGCAGGTGGTTTTGGAGGCGATGGAGGATTTGGTGGTAGTGAAGCAGGTGGttttggaggagatggaggatttgGGAGTAGTGGAAGTGGAGGATTTGGCAGTGCAGGTGGGGTAAGTGGAGGTTTCGGTGGCGTAAGTGGGGGAAGCGGAGGCTTTGGCGGAAGTGGAGCAGGAGTTAGCGGAGGATTTGGAGGAAGTGGAAGCAGTGCTGGTACTCCATCCACTTTATATTCTGGTCCTTaa